The following coding sequences are from one Plectropomus leopardus isolate mb chromosome 10, YSFRI_Pleo_2.0, whole genome shotgun sequence window:
- the LOC121948903 gene encoding NADH-ubiquinone oxidoreductase 75 kDa subunit, mitochondrial-like codes for MRTSRLLASMLRLPVVSRSLFPAAITKGGAAATNNARTAATATAPASNLLEVFVDGKPVMVEPGTTVLQACEKVGMQIPRFCYHERLSVAGNCRMCLVEIEKVPKPVAACAMPVMKGWNILTNSDKTRKAREGVMEFLLANHPLDCPICDQGGECDLQDQSMQFGSDRTRFTEGKRAVEDKNIGPLIKTIMTRCIQCTRCVRFASEIAGVEDLGTTGRGNDLQIGTYVEKMFMSELSGNVIDICPVGALTSKPYAFTARPWETRKTESIDVLDAVGSNIVVSTRGGEVMRILPRLNEDINEEWISDKTRFAYDGLKRQRLTQPMVKNESGQLVTTTWEDALTRVAGVLQGVEGNDVAAVVGGLVDAEALISLKDLLNHLNSENLCTEEMFPIAGAGSDLRSNYLLNTGIAGIEEADLLLLIGTNPRYEAPLFNARIRKGWLHNELQVALVGMKVDLSYTYDHLGESATILQEIASGSHPFCQVLAKAKHPVIVVGSSCLQREDGAAIMAAVSTIAQNARVSSGAEETWKVLNVLHRVASQVAALDLGYKPGVEAIRKNPPKVLFLLGADAGCITRQDLPKDSFIIYQGHHGDVGAPMADIILPGAAYTEKCSTYVNTEGRAQQTKVAVTPPGMAREDWKIIRAISELAGVTLPYDTLDEVRDRLAEVSPNLVRYDDVEEANFFKQANELSKAMNQAVLTEPLVPPQLTVKDFYMTDPISRASQTMAKCVKAVKEGAQAVDEPAIC; via the exons CTCGCactgcagcaacagcaacagcacctGCCAGCAACCTCCTGGAGGTGTTTGTGGATGGGAAACCTGTCATGGTGGAGCCAGGAACCACTGTTTTGCAG GCATGTGAGAAGGTAGGAATGCAGATTCCTCGCTTCTGCTACCATGAGCGCCTGTCAGTTGCTGGAAACTGTCGCATGTGTCTTGTGGAGATAGAGAAAGTTCCCAAG CCAGTGGCAGCGTGCGCTATGCCAGTCATGAAGGGCTGGAACATTTTGACCAACTCTGACAAAACAAGAAAGGCCAG AGAGGGTGTGATGGAGTTCTTATTGGCTAACCACCCATTAGACTGTCCAATTTGTGATCAGGGGGGAGAATGTGACCTACAG GACCAGTCCATGCAGTTTGGCAGTGACAGGACCCGCTTCACAGAGGGCAAAAGAGCTGTGGAAGACAAAAACATTGGCCCTCTCATTAAAACCATCATGACTCGTTGCATCCAGTGCACTCGCTGTGTGCG CTTTGCCAGTGAGATTGCAGGTGTGGAGGACCTGGGCACCACTGGCAGGGGCAATGACCTACAGATTGGGACCTATGTGGAGAAGATGTTCATGTCTGAGTTATCTGGAAATGTTATTGATATATGCCCAGTGGGGGCCCTCACCTCTAAACCATATGCATTCACTGCTCGCCCTTGGGAGACCAG gaagACAGAGTCCATTGATGTTCTGGATGCTGTGGGTAGTAACATTGTGGTGAGCACTCGTGGGGGTGAGGTGATGCGAATCCTGCCTCGTCTTAATGAGGACATTAATGAGGAGTGGATCTCAGACAAAACCAG GTTTGCGTATGATGGACTCAAAAGGCAGAGGCTTACTCAGCCTATGGTGAAAAATGAGTCTGGGCAGTTGGTTACAACAACCTGGGAAGATGCGCTGACTCGAGTTGCTGGAGTA ttgcaAGGAGTCGAAGGAAATGATGTAGCTGCTGTTGTCGGCGGCTTGGTGGATGCAGAGGCTCTCATCTCCTTGAAAGACTTGCTGAACCATTTAAATAGTGAAAACCTGTGCACCGAGGAGATGTTCCCAATAGCTGGAGCTGG ATCGGACCTTCGCTCAAACTATCTTCTAAACACTGGAATCGCTGGTATTGAAGAAGCTGACCTGCTGCTACTGATTGGCACTAACCCGCGCTATGAAGCGCCCCTGTTCAATGCACGAATCAGAAAAGG TTGGCTTCACAACGAGTTGCAAGTGGCTCTTGTGGGGATGAAAGTGGACCTAAGTTACACATATGACCACCTTGGGGAGTCTGCCACCATTCTTCAAGAAATTGCATCAGGATCTCACCCATTCTGCCAG GTCTTGGCTAAAGCAAAGCATCCTGTTATTGTGGTTGGAAGCAGTTGCCTGCAGAGAGAGGATGGGGCTGCGATAATGGCCGCTGTGTCAACGATTGCTCAGAACGCTCGTGTCAGCAGTGGCGCAGAGGAAACCTGGAAGGTTCTCAATGTGCTTCACAG AGTTGCCAGTCAAGTGGCTGCGCTCGATCTTGGGTACAAGCCAGGAGTGGAGGCTATCAGGAAGAACCCACCCAAAGTTCTGTTTCTGCTTGGAGCTGATGCCGGCTGCATCACTCGCCAAGATCTCCCCAAGGACAGCTTCATAATTTATCAAG GTCACCATGGTGATGTTGGCGCACCAATGGCTGACATCATACTTCCTGGAGCTGCGTATACTGAGAAATGTAGCACCTATGTGAACACTGAGGGCCGTGCCCAGCAGACCAAAGTGGCCGTGACTCCCCCAGGCATGGCGAGGGAGGACTGGAAGATCATCAGAGCCATATCTGAG cttgctGGAGTGACTTTGCCATATGACACCCTTGATGAAGTGCGTGACAGACTGGCAGAGGTTTCCCCAAATCTGGTGCGATATGATGACGTTGAGGAGGCCAACTTCTTTAAGCAGGCTAATGAACTGTCTAAG GCAATGAATCAGGCTGTCCTTACTGAACCTTTAGTCCCTCCACAGCTTACTGTGAAGGACTTCTATATGACAG ATCCAATAAGCCGAGCCTCCCAGACGATGGCAAAGTGTGTGAAAGCTGTCAAAGAGGGAGCACAAGCTGTGGACGAGCCGGCCATATGTTAA
- the LOC121948854 gene encoding INO80 complex subunit D → MYEGKHIHFSEVDNKPLCSYSPKLCKQRRLNGYAFCIRHVLEDKTAPFKQCEYVAKYNSQRCTNPIPKSEDRRYCNSHLQVLGFIPKKERKKKHDALEEMRSRAHLESVALNITVPSLALKAPNGLDELPPSPPCTRLLPLPDGELLDPFAFYEDDTDGEEVGVPRKGSAIKKKLQSRLVLNQKLCHDTDLFQPPPEHFSPSPAPRVHPSSPLNTHLPRQQSGLLQPPQHSSVTSFIFPGQQQGLLCNPPPPQTVNFLPPGMPPNAAPSPVQPSGPSLSRKMPFTASHLPVSCKDSGSNNQRHMVVMRPAAFSPSASCLARLQHLVQLCAKRHQEHGDLFPHLGLDWSEDSADDEEEEPETFVPFQSSWRPQNGLEDDSGSSRRTRLLRLCSYLQEKYKHMCRQERASIRQKRYRYAFRKALLHAASNNPDCAGQLIQELRGASRSSSSEAPARQQNTDTGTCTGSTKGQACNNRALPFTRHCFQHILLNRSQQLFASCTAKFADGQQCSIPVFDITHQTPLCEEHAKKMDNFLRGDGNRRVQHQQQQQRKPRKKTKPPALTKKHKKKRRRGPRRPQKPIPPALPQGNLGMPSTSLAIPSQASIRSPSTPDLSTEELPDDITNEMADIPNDLELNQEDFIDVLPRLPDDLQDFDLFEGKNGDLLPTTEEAEELVRALQAMGSYPDSLVCLTSMGDLAPSEGVDHRAMTVFPGPVQPGGMGDLLNSRIPTENFTSLELEDNLLQSTGSHFPPSPPSQPANQPQTSCSNLTSSSSTVAPATTSLLTQTSITERTFSRTHTSHVMAKSDAPTSSPQGSHYSSEHVPSPYSDHISSPHASSFQTDTPLLLEVPLSGAPGPPRSSWNNIPLPLTDPTQFGNLIGSESHLISTSLSTPPATTHSVTLQPMAALSAMPQSGLTGLTTSSAPSSSLPSSSHDLLTSTQPKQQLPQFSAAFGHQLASHSGIPKDVQPSHSSTAPPAGFSIVSATAASANSATPPFTQSK, encoded by the exons ATGTATGAAGGCAAACACATACACTTCTCAGAGGTGGACAATAAGCCCTTGTGCTCGTACAGCCCAAAGCTCTGCAAACAGCGCAGGCTAAACGGCTATGCTTTCTGTATCCGGCACGTTCTGGAGGATAAGACGGCCCCCTTCAAGCAATGTGAATATGTGGCCAAGTACAACAGCCAGCGCTGTACCAACCCTATCCCCAAGTCTGAGGACCGCAG ATACTGTAACAGCCACCTGCAGGTTCTGGGCTTTATCCCCAAGAAGGAAcggaaaaagaaacatgacgCTTTGGAGGAAATGCGCTCACGGGCTCACCTGGAGTCAGTGGCTCTCAACATAACTGTGCCCTCTCTAGCTCTAAAAGCTCCCAATGGTCTAGATGAACTTCCGCCATCTCCTCCCTGTACACGCCTGTTACCCCTCCCCGATGGGGAACTACTAGACCCTTTTGCCTTTTATGAGGACGACACAGATGGGGAGGAGGTGGGTGTGCCTCGGAAGGGCAGCGCCATCAAGAAGAAACTACAGAGTCGGCTGGTGCTCAACCAGAAACTCTGCCATGACACGGACCTCTTCCAGCCACCCCCTGAGCACTTTAGTCCCTCCCCTGCCCCCCGTGTCCATCCCTCTTCGCCGCTCAACACCCATCTCCCACGGCAGCAGTCAGGTCTCCTCCAGCCGCCCCAGCACTCCAGCGTGACTTCTTTCATCTTCCCAGGACAGCAGCAGGGTTTATTATGCAATCCACCACCACCTCAGACGGTCAACTTTCTGCCTCCAGGGATGCCTCCTAATGCAGCACCCAGTCCAGTGCAACCTTCTGGGCCATCACTCAGCAGGAAAATGCCTTTCACTGCTTCTCACTTGCCTGTCAGTTGCAAGGACAGTGGCAGTAACAATCAGCGGCACATGGTTGTCATGCGTCCCGCTGCCTTCTCACCTTCTGCCAGCTGCCTGGCCAGGTTGCAACATCTGGTGCAGCTCTGTGCCAAGAGACACCAGGAGCACGGAGACCTCTTTCCTCATCTAG GACTGGACTGGTCAGAAGATAGTGcggatgatgaagaggaggagccAGAGACATTTGTTCCTTTCCAGAGCTCTTGGAGACCACAGAATGG GTTGGAAGATGACAGCGGTTCCTCACGGAGAACACGGCTACTTCGGCTTTGCTCGTACCTCCAGGAGAAATACAAGCACATGTGCAGGCAGGAGAGGGCGAGTATCCGCCAAAAGAGATACCGCTATGCCTTCCGCAAAGCCTTGCTGCACGCTGCCAGCAACAACCCCGATTGTGCAGGGCAGCTCATCCAGGAGTTACGCGGTGCCTCTCGAAGCTCTTCAAG CGAGGCTCCAGCCAGGCAGCAGAACACAGATACGGGGACCTGCACTGGCAGCACAAAGGGCCAGGCCTGCAACAACAGGGCTCTGCCCTTCACTCGACACTGCTTTCAGC ACATTCTGTTGAATCGTTCCCAGCAGCTCTTTGCAAGTTGCACAGCCAAATTTGCAGATGGTCAGCAGTGCTCCATCCCCGTGTTTGATATTACGCACCAGACACCACTCTGTGAAgagcatgccaaaaaaatg gatAACTTCCTGCGAGGGGATGGTAACCGACGAgtgcagcaccagcagcagcaacaacgaAAGCCACGTAAAAAGACCAAACCACCGGCgctcaccaaaaaacacaagaaaaagaggaggagaggcccAAGGAGGCCTCAGAAACCCATCCCTCCAGCGTTACCACAGGGGAACCTGGGAATGCCTTCTACAAGCCTAGCGATACCCTCACAGGCCAGCATCAG GAGCCCTTCGACTCCAGACCTGAGCACAGAGGAGCTTCCTGACGACATCACCAATGAAATGGCAGACATTCCAAATGACCTGGAGCTAAACCAGGAGGATTTTATCGATGTGTTACCCAGACTACCTGATGACCTGCAGGATTTTGACTTGTTTGAAG gTAAGAACGGGGATTTGTTGCCCACCACggaggaggctgaggagctGGTGCGTGCGCTACAGGCGATGGGCTCCTACCCAGACTCTTTGGTGTGCCTGACCTCCATGGGCGACCTGGCCCCGTCTGAAGGAGTGGACCACAGAGCCATGACTGTGTTCCCTGGTCCGGTCCAGCCGGGGGGTATGGGGGACCTGCTCAACAGCCGCATCCCCACAGAGAACTTCACCAGCCTCGAGCTGGAGGACAATCTACTGCAGTCCACGGGGAGTCACTTTCCCCCCTCACCGCCATCTCAACCTGCGAACCAGCCCCAGACATCGTGCTCTAACCTGACCTCATCTTCCTCCACAGTAGCCCCGGCCACCACCTCCCTGCTCACTCAGACCTCCATAACAGAGCGAACGTTTTCCCGGACACACACGTCCCACGTCATGGCCAAGTCGGATGCACCCACGTCATCTCCTCAAGGCAGCCACTACAGCAGTGAGCATGTGCCATCCCCGTACAGCGACCACATATCCTCTCCCCACGCCAGCTCCTTCCAGACAGACactcctctgctgctggaggtCCCTCTCAGCGGGGCACCAGGACCCCCGCGCTCATCATGGAACAATATCCCCCTCCCCCTCACGGACCCGACGCAGTTTGGCAATCTCATAGGATCAGAAAGTCATCTCATATCAACGTCTCTGTCCACGCCGCCAGCCACCACCCACTCTGTGACGCTGCAGCCTATGGCTGCGCTCTCAGCGATGCCCCAAAGTGGCTTGACAGGTTTAACGACTTCCTCCGCCCCCTCGTCCTCCCTCCCATCCTCCTCACATGATCTTCTGACCTCCACACAGCCCAAACAACAGCTCCCACAGTTCAGTGCGGCCTTTGGCCATCAATTGGCCTCCCATAGTGGCATCCCGAAAGACGTGCAGCCTAGCCACAGCTCCACAGCACCCCCCGCTGGCTTTTCCATAGTTAGTGCCACCGCTGCAAGTGCCAACAGCGCCACACCACCCTTCACGCAAAGTAAATGA